The segment AAGTGTTGCCAGATTCTTTGCTAAGTCCTTCTTTATGCAACCAAATTAAAGTTTGAAATCATCAAgcattcatttctgcacattggCACAAGATTTTTAAGAAGATTGAAGAGCAGAAGTTTTTGAATCTTTAATATAAATTTTTGTGACACCGTGAAGATACATTCAAGGAAAATAAATCTTCTGGAGAAaccagaaaaggaaaaaaaaggaataaaacatcAGAAAAATGGCTTTTGATCATCTTACATGTTAAATTATAGGAGTACATTTGCAGCTCATTCACATTTTGCACAAAATCAGGAATTTTGCGTCAGCTGCACTTTAGGAGCTGAGGCCGTGTTATTCAGCAGCAGAGGTTTATGCAATTGCCTCAGAAGATCAGTGAAATTTGGATGTAGCATAAAATCAGGTGCAAGTCACACCTGATACTACACACTTTTTTAAAACTGATAATCGACATTGGGCCTTGGTTATACCATTGTGTCCACAGAAGTTTTTAGGTATCTCTGGTCAACATGAGCACAATCAAAATACACCAGCATTCTTTAACAAAGTGCATTATTGTGCACAAGGTGACAGACATTCAGACAACAAAGGGTGAATTAtgcaagaacaaaaacaaaaacacctggaaaaactcagcaggtctgacagcatctgcagagaggaacacagttaacgtttcgagtccgaatgacttcatcagagctaaggaaaaatagaaaagaggtgaaatataagctggttgggcggggggggggtgggagcagacaggtagagctggatagagggccagtgataggtagagattgccaaaagatgtcatagacaagagGTGtcaaaggtggtgatattagctaagaaatgtgctaatggggacattaagaatagaaagcaggacgaacaagggacagatagccctagtgggggtgtggggtgaggggaagggattgaaataggctaaagggtagagataaaacaatggatggaaatacgtttaaaaataatggaaataggtgggaaaagaaaaatctatataaactattggaaaaggagggattggaaagggggtggggatggaggagagagttcatgatctaaagttgttgaactcaatattcagtccggaaggctgtaaagtgcttagtcggaagatgaggtgctgttcctccagtttgtgttgagcttcactggaacagtgcagcaagccaaggacggacacatgggcatgagagcagggtggtgtgttgaaatggcaagtgacagggaggtctgggtcatacttgcggacagaccgggtTCTGAACACAATAAAAGTCCTCAAGTTCCAAACCTCATGCAAAACCATTGAGCACACTGTGCAGCCAGTATAACCTATAACCTGACCTGTACATTGAAGGTCTCATTGTTCAACTCAATTCGCTATGTCATCAGGATAGCTACAATAAAGGTACAGTAGTACATTGCAACATAGCTAATCTGGCTCAAGTCAAAGGAAATTTGATGTTGGTATTCAGTCTGCTTTCTAAATCCAGTTTCATTCAACATAATACATTAAAACATCATTTAAATTCACACGGCTGTTGCTCGGGAGCCTAATTCAATAAAtcttctcctccatcctcactcctttctgatccccttttttcaaatatttatttttcaatttttatatacacatttttcccacctatttctattgttattttttaaatttatttccatgcattgttttatccccaccttttagcctattttgatccttgctcccacactgtcccctctccccaccccacccccactagggccatctgtcactggctcatcctgctctctactcttagtgtcaccattagcacctcctttagccagtttcaccaccatcaacaccccttcgaccttttgtttatgccatcttttgcaatctctcctttgtctccacctatcactggccttcagCTTCATCTATTCCACCGCCTTATACAgtacatatttcaccacatttctacttctctttagttctgaagaagagtcatctggtctcaaagtgttaactctgtctttctctccacagacgctgtcagacctgctgagtttttccagcaatttttgtttttgtttcagatttccagcatccgcagtattttgattttatcatACAATCTACCCTGTGTtcatgtagtaattatggtttcatttagtgtgtaatgtacctttaagaataatacttgttgggAAAGATCACATGTTCTGTCGTAACctataggagagtagcgcgggctacctcagcagtcagtataGAGATACAGTTGCAGTTGAAAACCatgtgtgtagttgctgctgagtatattgtaaataaccttAATATTTCCATCCAAGAAGCCTCTGTGGATCAACTCTGTCAATAGTAGCAACTTGGCCACCCTCACCAACAGATcaaaatgagaatttttaaaatatactgACCAAATTGCCAGTAGAAAGATTTAAACTTCCTTTGCATTTTAAAAAGTCAATTCTTGCTTCATCCTCAGTTTGCAAATGGTTGAATGTGGAGGACATCTTAACCTCAGTCTGCGCCTCCACCCATTTATTGATCTCCTGTCTTGCTTCATCTGCAGCAGCTCAGAGACCAACTACAGGCATCTCTGCTCTGCAGAATTTGACGGTGAATTTGCAGAATTCCTGAATAATGGATATAGGGAAAATTAGCTATTCTGTCCAGTTTGGAAGCTTTTTAAGACCTGATTTAAAAATGAGTGGATCACCAGAATTGGTATATTGTCTATAGCAGCAATGCCCAAAACATTGGCATTAGGTTCAGCTCTGACCTTTGAACTGATCATTGGGAGGAGCTAAGAACATAACTGGCATGCATCTTCCAGCTTGGTTCCTGAGCACTTGGAAGAATCTGGGAACAGGTGACCCACTCACAACTTATTTCTAGTAAGTTGTTGCTCTTCTCTCCATGAAGTCAATTGGCCACTTTTAACAGGCATAAAACATCAGCTCAGTTAATATCTAGTCGTAGGAGGACGGACAGGAAGGTGAGATCACTAATTTGGAGGGTAGCTGGCGAAACATTTGTGGCAAGGTTAAAATGTTACGgtttgtgaggagggggaggtcTGAGatgctgtggtggagggagggtgctcAGCAAATTCAGGCGGTGAGGAGCCTGTGGCTTTGGGAGAAGGTCCACGAGCACGCGGGCAACATCAGGTCCATGCTGCGGTGAAGAAAATGAAGCTAAATCTGTGCTCCTTGAGCACTTATATCAGGAACAAGTTCAAAGTAGTGAGAGGCATCAGGCCATTTCTAACTTGCTTCAGCAAACTTTGGACTGAATTACCAGCATCCATAAAGAAACAATGAGGCTCTTCACCAGAATAATGAGATTCTTCAGCAGCATAGAGAGGTTCTTTGTCAGCTTTTGCAAAGAAGCAATGAAGCAGCAGCCCAGGACAGTGACAGCTGCTACTGGGCATGACTCTGGCACAAGAGaggtcatgtcatggagacgggGGAAGATACAGAAAGTGTTCCTCCCTCCGCCATTGCCTTGTCTACCTCATTATCCATGCCACCCCATCACCTTTATTAATCATGAGGGATATTTTCCTGTCTTTTCTTTGCTCTGTGTTTTGCTCCTTGTCCCGGTGTGTGTAGTTCTGATGTTATAGATTTTGTAAAAATCTGTACTCTCTTTTAGTAAATGCACTCAGTAGGCCTTAAATATGGCTGCCAAAAGTCACCTGACTGCATAAACCGTTATGAAGCTTTCAGAAGGCTCCAAGTGGTTTACAAGCAGACATACCCAAAGACAGAAAGACCTTTGaaattcaatgggcagaatgttataTTCGGCGTACAGGCACGCGCCCGACAcacccgagtgtaaaatgacatgcgatgacgttgggcgtgtgccCTGACATCACCGCccagtctcgcgatatttcgttcagcgggcacacactggagtcagctgcgtgcccgccgaccatCAAaacgcctattaaggccactaagaaggtaattaaattcaaattcatgctgcccgtccaacctaatggttggcgggcaggcaaaaaggccaagcagcctttacatttttcaggaaatctcatccacgggcatgatgaggtttcctaaggcAAGTAAACATTgaataaaaatctttatttttgaactAAAAATGTCCCAAGCTCatggtgacagagtcacatgaggcgacatgttttatgacaattttatttcctttatctTTTGTaaaaacagcacttcatcttcctgAGGGCAGCTCCacgcctcggggagattgaagggcTCTTTCGCACGTATGCGTGTGGATCACGCCAGGCCTGCTCAACATCCTcctcctgcccacacaggcagcgctgggcgggccttaattggtccaccagcgtgaaatcacggtgtgggagccgatcgcgggcggtggtcagcttcccaaccgtcCCTGccaagcacccccgccaagggcaaaatcctgcccaatgagtCCTCAAACAGACAATGGCTTTTTCCCTGAAGGTTTGAAAACTTTGGCCCTTTTGAATACTGCAGGTGTTAAGGAGGCTTCGGGTTGTTAAAGGGGATTGCCGCTTGCCTTATATGGAAAGTGGCACAGCATTCTCCTACAGATCACATGATAAGTGACCATCTCGGCTTACATAAGCAGATTCATCTTGagtcaagataaaagcaaaatactgcggatgctggaaacctgaaagagCAACAGAAGATGCTGAAAAATCTCCAGAAGgtttgatagcatctgtggagagagaaacagagttgacgtttcgagtccatatgaagaagggtcataagggctcgaaacatcaactctgtttctctctccacagatgctgtcagaccttctggagatttttcagcattttctgtttttctttcatctTGAACCATCTTGATGCACCTTCAGAGaaacagatgagaattttaacccCGGGAGAGACATCCAGAAACAGTTAATGGTCTGCTGTAATTAAAAGCAGAACTAGAAGCAAAGAATCTTTTCTCCACATTGTAAACCTGATTCCACCTACTAAACTCACCTGTTAAAGCATCCTCTGACAATTCAACAATGGAAGCcatcacagctgcagagacaccCTCAAAACCCCTTTACTTCAGACAACGCAACATCACGACTTCAATCAGGCCAGTACTGAACTATGCAGACTGAACATGATTCATGCTTATAAGTGTCATTTTAATCTTCATCGGTAACAAATCTCTGTGGGTGTACATGTTGATAACTTTATCTTTCCGTAAGTAACTTCCAGAGTAATAgcgtgaaataaactaacctttttcCTTTCTAATGATAAAGGCCTTTGCTGGCaggttattttaaattgaattacCCACTCCAGGGCTAAAACGTACACACTCACAAATATAGTGGCCTGAATTTGGCTCGGTTGCAgagctgactgctgcccgcgatcggctggctgacattttacacaggcaggccacttaaggcccactCAGTGTGAGACGCAAGCAgtggcgctcagcgctacctgtgtgggcgggggggggggagggggagagtaggggccagcgctctttcgcgcttcaatctccctgaggcacggagtgattgttgaaaaaaaaaacaatggattaaaaatgtaattaaacgtGTCGCCTCATTTAACtgcgtcacatgagatgggacatgtttctaTATTTCAGAGAAATTtacttaattaataaaagctttaggaaacctcatcctgctcgtggatgaggtttcctaaataacgtgaaggctgcttggtTTTATCGCCTGCCCCaggccaccttaaggttggacaggcagtgtaaacaatgacattaattaattcgttaaggcctattagggccataTCAGTTATCAGCAGGCACCCGCTAaacgaaacatcgcgagacagcgcGGTGACaccgggacacacgcccgacatcatcgcacgtgATTTTACAGAAAGCGTGGTCAGGCCCGGCCCccgcatgccgactgaaaaatcctggccatcgtTCAAGGGTGACTTTGGGGAAAACACCTTTAAATTGCCTGTGACATCCATATTCATCGTTATATTCACCATTACATTTGACTGCATTACATTTGACAAGTTAGATTTAACTTGTTTTGTATTGTTTTCTGTATTATTTGATATATTTATGCCAATGTGCACTGTTCCACTTCAGATTTGTTTGAGTAACATTAAATATAAGAAAGCTATTAATGAATAAGTATTCACTGTTTCTGATCCTCGAATAATATATTAGCTGTAGTCTTCATAAAGTTTTCTGAAAAATTTTATTCACATAAAAGTAACGGAAGAGACACAAAATCTTAAATATTTGAGAACACAATAACCTTTTACTTAAACAGCTGAACTTTACCTTCTTCATCTGTAAACCTCAAAATTtggtacaaaaataaaataatttgtttACTGTTAAAACACCAGTTCTCTTGTCTTATTTCAGAAGGGAAGGAGGGGACAAGGAAGCGACAGGGAGTTTGCAAACCTCAGTGTTCAAAAGCGGTAGCGACCAGGTGATCTCTagcagtcctggcctcctcccataCTCCAGGAGGTACGTCTGAATCTGGATCCACGTTGCATTCCTCCAGCTCTTCCACTTCTGGCGCTAAGTCATCCTCAAGGTGAAGGGTCAGTCCTTCCTGGAGGGCAAAGTTGTGCAATGCGCAACACACGACTACAATCTTGGAGACTTTCACAGGCGAGTACTGTAAAGTGCCCCCCGACCGCAGACAACGGAAACGCGACTTCAGTGCCCCTACCGCCTTCTCCACCACCTTACGCGTTGTTACATGTGCCCGGTTGTATCGTTCCTGCGCTTTGCTCCTGGTCCCCCGAtacggtgtcatcagccacgttctCAACGGGTAGTCCTcatcacccagtagccatcctgTAAGTCCTGGTGAAGCACTCATGGCCCGATGCAACCTTGAGTTCGCCAGGACAAATGAGTCGTGTGCACTTCCCCGGTTATCTGCGTTCACAGTCAGGATCTTCATTTGGGCGTCACATACAATCATCACATTCaaggaatggaagcccttcctgttgacgaaggaaaCGGGCTGGTCTTTTGGTGGCTTCAGCGGGACATGCGTTCCATCGATAGCCCCAATCACTTCTGGGAAACCAGCAATCTCGTAGAATGCAAGGGACCTCTCCTTCATCCTCACAGGGGACATATCAAAATGAATAAAGTCTGAAGCCCTACGGAAAATTGCCTCTGTCACCTGGTGAATGCAGGTCCTTGCAGCACTCTGGGAAATGTTGCACATGTCACCAGTGTCAGATTGGAGTGACCCGCAGGCAAAGAAATTCAGTGCTATGGTGACTTTCATTGGCACTGTTAGGGCCGTAAGACATTTGGAGCTTGGCTTCAGGTCATCCTTCAAGATTTCACAGAGGCGCCCGATCGCTTCCTTGCTGAAACCTAGTCTCCTGACACACAACTCCTCCGACATCATCTCATAGGACATCCTCTGCCTGTATACTCTCTGAGGTGGGTAGTTAATCTTCTTGGTCAGCAAGCGGACATGTTGCCTGACCCTTCTCTGGTGGTCCCTCTGCCTGCGTCTTGCCCTCAATATGAGCAGCACTGTTGCGGT is part of the Carcharodon carcharias isolate sCarCar2 chromosome 3, sCarCar2.pri, whole genome shotgun sequence genome and harbors:
- the LOC121275904 gene encoding putative nuclease HARBI1 isoform X2, which encodes MLASWHLRNRASRTATVLLILRARRRQRDHQRRVRQHVRLLTKKINYPPQRVYRQRMSYEMMSEELCVRRLGFSKEAIGRLCEILKDDLKPSSKCLTALTVPMKVTIALNFFACGSLQSDTGDMCNISQSAARTCIHQVTEAIFRRASDFIHFDMSPVRMKERSLAFYEIAGFPEVIGAIDGTHVPLKPPKDQPVSFVNRKGFHSLNVMIVCDAQMKILTVNADNRGSAHDSFVLANSRLHRAMSASPGLTGWLLGDEDYPLRTWLMTPYRGTRSKAQERYNRAHVTTRKVVEKAVGALKSRFRCLRSGGTLQYSPVKVSKIVVVCCALHNFALQEGLTLHLEDDLAPEVEELEECNVDPDSDVPPGVWEEARTARDHLVATAFEH